In one Thunnus maccoyii chromosome 12, fThuMac1.1, whole genome shotgun sequence genomic region, the following are encoded:
- the LOC121908942 gene encoding transcription factor HES-1-like: protein MPAGTLERTSPSAVAATPASGDSTPEKPRTQTESRKSSKPIMEKRRRARINESLSQLKTLILDALKKDSSRHSKLEKADILEMTVKHLRNLQRLQMTAAVNTDPSVLGKYRAGFSECVGEVTRFLSTCEGVNTEVRTRLLSHLAACVTQINAVNFYTPHPGPLGLGQTGTQIPASSAPQMPCKSGSLMQAPPEAMKLYGGFQVVPTPDGQFAFLVPSAALTPLSAQNSHHMSPVAPPATSDSVWRPW, encoded by the exons ATGCCAGCCGGAACTTTAGAAAGAACATCTCCATCCGCTGTGGCTGCCACTCCGGCAAGTGGCGACTCCACACCCGAAAAACCCCGGACccagacagagagcagaaag tCGTCTAAACCAATCATGGAAAAGCGGAGACGTGCGCGGATCAATGAGAGTCTGAGCCAGCTGAAGACCCTGATCCTGGACGCACTCAAGAAAGAT AGCTCCAGACACTCCAAACTGGAGAAGGCGGACATCCTTGAGATGACTGTGAAGCACCTCAGGAACCTGCAGCGACTTCAGATGACCG CTGCTGTGAACACAGACCCGTCCGTCTTGGGTAAATACAGAGCCGGCTTCAGTGAGTGTGTAGGAGAGGTCACCCGTTTCCTGTCCACTTGTGAAGGTGTGAACACAGAGGTGAGGACTCGCCTCCTCAGCCACCTGGCGGCCTGCGTGACCCAGATCAATGCTGTGAACTTCTACACACCTCATCCAGGCCCACTGGGACTCGGACAAACCGGGACACAGATTCCTGCTTCTTCTGCCCCACAGATGCCTTGCAAAAGTGGCTCACTGATGCAAGCCCCCCCAGAAGCGATGAAGCTGTATGGTGGCTTCCAGGTTGTGCCAACACCGGATGGACAGTTTGCCTTTCTTGTTCCCAGTGCAGCTCTCACACCTCTGAGTGCACAAAACAGTCATCACATGTCACCTGTTGCACCACCGGCCACCTCAGACTCTGTGTGGAGACCGTGGTAG